The DNA sequence GCGCCGCATCCCCGTCACCGACGCCATCGGGCCGGGCGGGCCGCCGCGGCCGCGCCGGTACCGGGCGACCAGGTCCGGATCCACGTCCCCGTCCGGCGCGATCCGGTGCGCCCGGACCAGGCTGACCGCGACCAGCTTCACCGACGTGACGGCCAACGCCAGGAACTCGTCCAGGCGACGTGCCCGGACGCCGGCCACCACCGCGGCCTGCAAGCCGATGCTGTGCCCCAGCGTCGCCACCACGCCGTCGCCCCCGCCCTGCGGCTGAAGCCGGCAGAGCTGGTGCACGTGCACGCACACACCGGCCGCGACGGAGTCCGGCGGTGGTGGTTCCACACCGCCGAGCCACTTTTCCAACGGCAACCCGTCCGGCCGCGCGTCGGGGCCCAGATAATCGACCGCCTCGTCCAGCGCGCGGTACACGGCGTGGAAGAACGCGGCGTTCTCCGGCCGTGCGCGCAGCTCGCGCAGGCCGGTTATCAGGTGATCGTCGGTCCCACCCAGACCGTCGAACAGCAAAAGAGAGCGCACAGCACCTCGACCTGTTTCGGGGCAGCACTGGTCCGGCCGGGTGACGTGCCGGGTCACGGCACCGTCCACCTGGCCCGATGTGTTAACAGGGAGTCGCGAAGAAATTAATTCAAAGCGACTTCGGCGACGACCTGATAGGCCACCCCTATGGGGCCGTGATCGGCATTCGCCTTTTTTATGGCGGGCCGGTCGGCCCGTCTTCGGTGTTCTCCTCGGTCGGTCGTCGTGTTCTCGCGAACGCGGCGTCACGCTAATCGCGAGGAGGGTTCACGACAATTGACCGAGCGCACCGCGGAAGCGGTCGCAGACGACGCGGAAAGCGCACTCCGGCCGGCGTCGGAGTCCCCCACCTGGGCAATTCGGGAGCCCGGGACGCCGAGGTGGCGGGTCGCCGCCGCACGTGGCGGGGTACGGGAGCACGTAGTCCACGCGGCCGGACGGCCCACACGGCACAGCGCCCGGTCGCCTCGGCCACGACCGTCCAACCCGGACTCGGCGCGCGATCTTCTCCGTCACCCGACCGATGTCTCCGCATCAGTGCGGCCTCATCGTGGTGTCCATCGCACCGACGCCC is a window from the Saccharothrix saharensis genome containing:
- a CDS encoding ACP S-malonyltransferase, translated to MRSLLLFDGLGGTDDHLITGLRELRARPENAAFFHAVYRALDEAVDYLGPDARPDGLPLEKWLGGVEPPPPDSVAAGVCVHVHQLCRLQPQGGGDGVVATLGHSIGLQAAVVAGVRARRLDEFLALAVTSVKLVAVSLVRAHRIAPDGDVDPDLVARYRRGRGGPPGPMASVTGMRRDELAALLADFGAVALGLANAPTAHVVSGATADLLALRAAHADAFDRPGVSWAFLPNTIPFHSPALADVPARVRADLDFVGPTPAPDRLELPVYAGDGPRDLRHADDLVDEYLCQVFARPIDWEPAVRHAVADSAADQVLDCGPGAGARRFTRECLRAGDRAVRVESFRRPHPAG